Proteins from a single region of Aythya fuligula isolate bAytFul2 chromosome 3, bAytFul2.pri, whole genome shotgun sequence:
- the DSTN gene encoding destrin has translation MASGVQVADEVCRIFYDMKVRKCSTPEEIKKRKKAVIFCLSPDKKCIIVEEGKEILVGDVGVTVTDPFKHFVQMLPEKDCRYALYDASFETKESKKEELMFFLWAPEQAPLKSKMIYASSKDAIKKKFQGIKHECQANGPEDLNRACIAEKLGGSLVVAFEGSPV, from the exons GCATCTGGAGTACAAGTCGCCGACGAGGTATGCCGTATCTTCTATGACATGAAAGTGCGGAAGTGCTCTACGCCTGAGGAAAtcaagaagaggaagaaggccGTCATCTTCTGCCTCAGTCCAGACAAAAAGTGCATTATCGTGGAAGAAGGCAAAGAGATTCTAGTGGGAGATGTCGGCGTGACAGTTACCGACCCTTTCAAGCATTTTGTGCAGATGCTTCCTGAGAAGGATTGCCGTTATGCCTTGTATGATGCAAGCTTCGAGACCAAGGAATCCAAAAAAGAAGAGCTGATGTTCTTCTTGTG GGCGCCAGAACAAGCACCTCTCAAAAGTAAGATGATCTACGCGAGCTCCAAGGATGCAATCAAAAAGAAGTTTCAAG GCATAAAGCATGAATGCCAAGCAAATGGGCCAGAGGACCTCAACCGAGCTTGTATTGCTGAGAAGCTAGGAGGCTCCCTAGTCGTAGCTTTTGAAGGAAGTCCCGTGTAG